In Lathyrus oleraceus cultivar Zhongwan6 chromosome 2, CAAS_Psat_ZW6_1.0, whole genome shotgun sequence, the DNA window CCTTAACAAATATTCTAGCGACATTAATTTCAAGAGAGAATTGTATTTATCCTACGAAACAATTCTTCCACGTCAAAGGGTATTAGTAAGTCGAAAAGAGTAAAAACATTCTTCACATGTGCATATTTTAAAAAAAAGCAACAAACCTCGTTAGATGAAACCGTTCTTTTTGGAAGAATGATGTTGTTCGGCCTTTCTTCAAATTCTGCTGTCCTACATTTAGGAAAAACGATCAATTATACACCTTATGGTGTTATACACATTGCCTTAGCTTCAAGTGGAAGCAAGAACTGAAAAATTCATTCAGAAAAATAGATAACCTTGAATTAGTATATAAAGGTTCTGATAGGAAACTGGTGTTCGAAGCAATTAGGGGCCTAGAGCTTGACGCTATAGTCTCTTTAGATCTTCTAGCTGAACAATTCATGTAACAAACAGTCGTAAGTCCAATATAGCATGCCAACATTTAAAATGCAATAACCATGGTAAGCTTTAATCTTACGGTTCAATCGAGCCAAAACCTCCCTTCTTCTTCCTTCCAATTTATCCTTTGTATCAGACAAACTCTCAAAATGGGGAGCATACGAAACCTGTAGTGGGTTCCCAAGGAAAACAAACTCATCCAATTTTCTTTTCGCAAACCTGAAAATCATAAAAGTGGCACGTACTCTCTCAACCCCAACCTTCTCAAATACATCATAGAATTACTTCAATTCGACAAAGAGGAAAACCTGGCATTACTGAAAAGACAGAATTTGATCCAATAAACATCAGTGAATTGCTCACATTCTTCGGCGTCCATTGGCTTACACCTAAAGAGAGAACAAAGAAAGATTCAAACAAAAACCACCAAGCACACTGGAAGAAGAAATTATTAATTTGGATATCATAAAATGAACGGAGGATGAGAGAGTGAAGATTTCATTCCATAGTTTGGAAATTTTAGGACGGAAGAAAGCAAATTCTTTATTCCGTCCAAATCAGAGGGAAAAAATATGATGGTAAGTGATGGAATGAAATGGAATCCATTCGACTCTATTCCACTCCGCTCCAACCGATTTTAAATTATCCAAACAACGGAATATCACTCTATTTCATCTGATACCGCTCCACTTCATCCAATTCTATCAATCCAAACAAAACTAGGGACTTACTCCTCAACTTCTCCATAGGATGAAAACAGTTGCAGCAAATCATCACCACAACCTAATGCCGGAACGTTCCTCACAATCAAATACCTGAATACtcaaaaaaaaacaaattaaaaataaacaaagCTTGTAACAATTGTAAACGAGAGTGTAAGTTGAAAGGATGAAATAAACAGACCTTGATTCATCAGAGACCGTGTAAACACGAACCGCAGGGGACTCATCTTTGTAACGAGGCATCTAAGAATTGTTATCAATTTATCAGTCATATACCTAATCGTTTGATCGAAGTTGTTAAGCGCGAAAAGACAATTTAAAGGAGTGGGAAAAAATTGTATTTGAAATAATGATTTTCAAATCCCTAACTAGAAAATCAGAGTGAAGTGTGGACGATTCGCGATTTTAAATTGATGTACCTGAACTCAAATGCGGTGGTGGCGTGGAAAGACGGTTTCCGACAGTGGCGGCGCGGAAAGAAGATCGACAGCGGTGAGAGAGTTGGAGCTGCGCCACCGTATCGCGTTGCTATAAACTAGCACGATTGCTTCCACCTTTTGTGGCAATTTTAAATATTTCATCTATATAAGCATCATCTTCTCAACCAATATGGATTTTTAAATAGTTGGATTTTAAATCTGATATTTTTTTTGGTTCGAATGCACAATTAGTAAGTGTAAATAAATTTTACACGAACGGATGATGTGGTGGGATGCACTTAGAGCTTAACTATTGTAAAAGGCAACGTGATGAACTTTGTTAATGGGAAAACTCTAGATAAAAACCGAAAAAATTTATACATATACTtctatattttttatttttttataacgtcaattttattcttgtttattttaattaatttattattttacttttaattattcaattaaaatttttaaaaattatacTAACACATTGAAAAAGActtttgatatatttttttttatcCGAAATATTTTATAAAAGACATCCGGTTTAATGTTAAACGTGTTTCGGAAGACTTACTTGAAGAATTTcgatttaattttaaaaagtaCCGTTCCGGAACACTTAACATATGTGTTCCGGTTAACATACTAATATATAACAAAACTCTTTCCTAAAGACTTTCGGTGTGTTATTTATGTGTTCCATAACTTTTCTACGAAGTCTTCCGGTTTGtattgttaattttttttttttgacaATTTTTTATTGTGCAGGTATGAAAATTCTTCCCCAAATATGTATAGATACTTCAGGTGCTTTTTCAACTACTCAAAGATTTGGAAGGTGATAAGGTGGATTAAAATAGATTGAAATCCATAATAAAGTAACAGTTATTATCATTCGTTCAAATACTGAAATGGCAAGAGAGTgagaagtaacaaattaatatGTGGTTGTGATAAAAGTGAGAAATACAAGGATACGGATAGTGGAACCCAAAGTGCGACTAAAAAATAtggatgcccatttaaaatcaggtcgactccgaCGAAAGATAGGTCTGGctggaagattgatgtaaaatatGGGGTCCATAGTCATGGTTcacctgatagattagaaggtcatttCTTTGTTGGTAGGTTGGCCATGGATGAGAAGCAGTGTGTCTTTCatttgacaaagagacatgtaTCACCTAGACACATATTGTTTTTCTTGCAAGATCGAGATCCAGAGGATGTCACTCGGATCACGCAAATATGCAAGCATAAGAGTATGATAGAAACAGAAATAAGAGGTCATAAAAGTGAGATACAATatttgtttaagcttattgaggatgcatGTTATCTGTAGTGGAGTAGAAAATGAGATGACTCGGAAGttgtgagagagatattttgggcacatcccaattcagttaagttgttgagTATTTTTCctattgtgttagttatggacAACACCTAtaagacaaacaaatatagacaatatttgtttaaaattgttggcatgacatcaacCAAGTTGAATTTTGCTATCGTgtttgcgtatatggagtctgagcagaCAGAGAATTTTTGTTGGATATTAGAGAAACTTAAAGaattgtttgtgaagaaagatttgtgtccacaagtgattttgacaggTAGAGATCTTGTTTTGATGAAAGCAACTGAAATTGTGTTTCCTAGGTCGATcaatttgctatgtagatttcacattaatAAAAATATTAGTGCAAAATGCGAGCAATATATGGTGAATGATATGCAAAAGACGATcgacacattatggatggaagttgtttgcgttagtgatgaggttgagtatgaTCAACGTTTTCAGCAACTTGAGCAGTCATGTGTTGATTTcagtggatttattaattatgtgaaagacacatggttgactccacatagacAGAGATTTGTTGaagcatggattaatcgagtgtTACATTTGGGTAACACGACGACTAATCGGTATGTGTTATATTTTTTACTATGTATTTTTTAATATGTGatgtttttaatatttttaatatgtAATATTTTTAGGATTGAATCTGCTCATTGAAAGTTAAAGCAGATGTTGGGAAACAGTATAGGTGACATGGACAAATGTTGGGAAGCTAggaataacaacttgaggttacaactgggcaacattagagcttcttttcaaaaacgtttttacgaagttgagcacgcgCACATAAGTCCATTTTATGATAATCTGCGTGGTTCAGTgtctcgagctgctttgagacgtattgctgaagagttGTTGAGAattgattatgttggaactaacaggtaaatatgtggttgtactcttagaacatcttatggaTTACCTTGTacttgtgagttaggaagatacacACTTAGTGGTATACCGATACCAATAGATGTCGTTCATATTCCTTGGAGGAAACTAAGTATGAAAGTTGAGTTAGAGGTAGATGTAGATGATGGATCGGAGGTGGATATGAGTTGTGCAATAGATGAATTATGGAAACGGTTTAGGTCATTAGATGTTGTTGGGAAAAGAGCCTTAAAAAGTAGGATTTGTGAACTTGTCTACCCCATAATGACTCCATTGTGTCCACCACCTGAGAAATTAAAAACCAAAtgaggagtgaagaagaaaggaAAAAAAACAGTAGGATATGATGTTTATAAggacccttcgtatcatgagtatgttgatcAAGCATATCAATCTTCATAGaggcaatctcaaccatcacaAACTTTGAAGAAGTTGAAATTATCAAAGAACCAACCACAATCAAATAAACATTTCACTtttcaatttcctaatcatattaggtcatacattaAAGATGTAGTTAATATTGTGTCAGATGGTAACTATGGATTTATAGtcattgcatggatatggtgaggatggttggtCAATGGTTCGCCGAGACTTGGAGTTGGAAATAATAGAAAAGGAAATATCAAGTTTGTATGATAGGTTATTTTGTAATCGGTTAGCAGaagtgagagaatctttgatgatagaatcTTTTGGTCCACAGCCACCACAAAAATGGTTGACtctaccagatatgggttacttgatagcgaatcgctataatgttgtacttgACTGCTTAGGCAATTCATGCATCACTTTCTTTCCtatgacaagttcacattcaccaaatgtcttcatttattgcattggttttgttaatcaaaatcattgggttcaggtacgtGCTTT includes these proteins:
- the LOC127118370 gene encoding uncharacterized protein LOC127118370; translation: MPRYKDESPAVRVYTVSDESRYLIVRNVPALGCGDDLLQLFSSYGEVEECKPMDAEECEQFTDVYWIKFCLFSNARFAKRKLDEFVFLGNPLQVSYAPHFESLSDTKDKLEGRRREVLARLNPRRSKETIASSSRPLIASNTSFLSEPLYTNSRTAEFEERPNNIILPKRTVSSNEDYFSSHSMNQTVRIVRDKLDKIESSGGHLEAGSTSKKARVDNRRRI